In Candidatus Thorarchaeota archaeon, the sequence ACGAAGGTTCTTATACATAAATCTACAGTAATTCCTCGGAGGAGCTGTTTTTCAGCGAATTCAAACCAAAGGAGAACGAAACATATTGCAAGCAATTAACATGTTTTTTCTTACGTTAACACTCATAGTGGTAGCATTCTTTCTCTTGATGTTCGTCGCTAGCGGCATCAAGGTGCTCAAGGAGTGGGAGCGTGTAGCCATCCTTCGGCTTGGTAAGTTCAGGCATATCCGGGGACCTGGTGTTATCTGGGTTACTCCGATACTTGATAAGATAGCCATGAAGGTCTCACTTCGTCTGCAGACCTATGCGTTCAAGACTGAACGATCTTTGACCAAGGATAACGTACCCGTCGTAGTTGACGCAGTCATGTATTTCCGGGTCATCGATGTCGAAAAAGCCATTCTCAGTGTCGAGCGGTACACTGTCGCTGTTGAACTAGCAGCACAGACAACGCTCAGAGAGACCACAGGCAAAGTGACCTTAGATGAACTACTGTCAGAGAGAGATGCTATCGCGTCACATTTGCAGGAGTTGATCGATGAGAAAACCGAACACTGGGGCGTTAAGACCTCGGCTATAGAGATCAGAGACGTCGTTATACCCTCACAACTGCAGGACGCCATGAGCAGAGAAGCTCAGGCTGAAAGAGAGCGCCGTGCCAGGAAGACTCTGGCTCAGGCAGAACTCGAAGCGGCAAAGGCCATGGAGGAAGCTGCTGAGGTGTATAAGGATTCAAAATATGGCTTTGTTCTCCGTACCTGGAATATAATGGCTGAACTTTCAAAAAACGCCAATCTCATCGTCATGGTCCCAACGAACATACCAGAAGTGGGAGCAGCTACAGCGACATCCGTAGCAATGCAAGCTGGGACTGGTGGGCTGAAGGTGCCGAAGGATAAGGGTACGGTGGAGTAAACAAGGTAAGGTGTAGGAATCCAATGGAAGCCTGGATAAAGATTTTCGTCGTGCTGATTCTCTTTTCAGCACTGAGCGTGGTCATCAACTACATGTTCTATGATCCGTTTCTGGGGCTTATCTTGCTGGGCGTCTTGTTAACCCTCTTGATACTCTCCCTAGAACCGGCCACTGGCAAGGCGATGGCACAAGTAGTGGTACCACTTACGATCATCCTGTTCGTCTTTCAGGTTCTCTTGAACCCAGCCTATGATTTCAGTCTGTGGACGCTCATCGTCATCGGGGCAATCATGTATCTGATGTTTGCCATGTTTACTGGAGGCGGCGGGTTCATCGAGGGAGGTTTCATAGATGCGAAAGTAACACTGAAGCTCTTCCCGATTTTTGGTGTTGCCATCTTCCTGTCTATGCTCGCGGATCCATCCTATCGAACAACCGTCTATATCATGGCTGGGACTATTCTCGGGCTGATGGCACTCTACTTCGTTTTCCTCCGTGGATACGAAGACTGGCCTGAAGTCGAGTATACTGGGCCAAAAATAGCCACAGCAATCACGGATATAGATCCTGAAGGCAAGGTCAAGAGCGGTGCTGAAATTTGGTGGGCGAAAACTCGTGGCCCTGCCATAGAGGAAGGCGAAGAAGTCGTAGTCCGGGGTGTCATGGGACTGACGATGATAGTCTCAAAGGCTGAAGACGTTTCAAGGCCCGCCCCAGA encodes:
- a CDS encoding slipin family protein, with translation MQAINMFFLTLTLIVVAFFLLMFVASGIKVLKEWERVAILRLGKFRHIRGPGVIWVTPILDKIAMKVSLRLQTYAFKTERSLTKDNVPVVVDAVMYFRVIDVEKAILSVERYTVAVELAAQTTLRETTGKVTLDELLSERDAIASHLQELIDEKTEHWGVKTSAIEIRDVVIPSQLQDAMSREAQAERERRARKTLAQAELEAAKAMEEAAEVYKDSKYGFVLRTWNIMAELSKNANLIVMVPTNIPEVGAATATSVAMQAGTGGLKVPKDKGTVE